ctctggtatttGTCCCTCTTCGTCTGTGACTATGGTGTCAGAGCTACCACCCCTTTTAGGGGAACCCTCTTTTTTCTCTGGTATTTTGAGCAATGATCTGATTTGTTTGGTGCTCTTCTTAAGGAAATGTGGTGAAACCAATGCTGTGCTGGTGGACTTGTAAGTGGACTCTTTGCTGTTCATATCCAGGGCTGCTGCAGACACAGTTCTGTAGGGAGGCTCTTTGCTGTTCATATCAAGGGCTGCTGCAGACACAGTTCTGTAGGGAGGCTCTTGCCAATTAGAAACAGGGGGGCTCTTTGTGTCCACAACGTTTTTGACGTCATAATGAGAGATAGATCTCTGATCCTTGTTCAAATTTGAAGAATATCCTCCATTCTGTGCACCCAATGTTATTCCACCACCATCTGGCTGACTCCTCCCAAAGGCCCTACCATACATGTGACTGGAGGACTCTTTATTGACTCTGTAGTCACTGTTGGTCTTTGAGTCTGCCACACTGTGTCTTTTGTGCCAGTTGTCTTGAAGGAGCTCAGGGGCTTTCATTACCAGTCCCTCTTTGGCTCTTCCCAGGCAGGCATAGACCGACTGATATGGGTCTCTTCCTGGGCCATAGCCAATGTTATTCCTAGGATCATCCAAAATCTGCAGACTCCGCCTTTTCATAATGTATTCATCTTGTCTCATTCTGTTTTCCTTCGATGTCGCTGGATTCCATTGCAATTGCATTGAAGAGTAATACGGTGCATTGTTTGGCTTTGAAGAGGGGTCGACCTGACGCATGGAAGAGGAAGAGTTGTTTGAGTGACTGTTTGTCTCCGGTTTCTCTGGAATAGTGGACTTGAAAACAAGGGATGACCTAAGTCTGGAAGGAATCAATGAGCTAGTTTTGTTTTCCTGTGCTTCATACTGGTCCAGATAGTCACAGGATTCCCCAATAGGATCATCAGTGTTATTGAGGTAAGACTCTATCCTATATGTGCGCAAGAAGGACTTAGCCGTGTTCTTCAAAGTTGGCATGTTCAGCTGCATAGAGCGGACTTGTTTGTCATTCCCGTGGTAGGACTGGCGAAAATTGCGACCTCTGATTATCTGTGCCCCCTGAGAATGGTCTTCCAAAGCATTGGAAAAGTGGCTTCTTCCAGGAGCACAGTGATTACCTCCATCTCCAGCCACGTTCCAGTTGCTTGCCCCATACCTTGTGTTGTGTGGAACATATGGGACTTCTTGTCTCTCCCCAGCATAACTGTGCCTTTTCAGGAAGTTCACAGTCTCTGCAGACTGGAACTGATGGATGCGGTTTTGAACACTCTCGCCGTGGTTGATCATGGGTCTGTGTTCAAATGGCTCCTTGTCATAAAGTCTCTCCTCCATCTGTCCCATATGGCTCGTCATGCCCGTCTGTCTCTCACAGGCTTTCCTGTACACTGTGTCCAGGGTATGTCTCAACTGGTCCTTCCTCTCAAAGGCTTGTCTGGATTCAGAAGCATACTTTGCCCGAGCATGCCTTCCATTCTCTGGTAGCACAGTCTCGGGAGGGGTGAGAACTGCTGGCACGAAAGAACGGGCGAAGAGCGTTCTAAACTCCTCGTCATAGGACTCCACCAGCTGGCCTGTTATGACCTGCACCATACTCAGGTTGATTTTCTCATAGGACCACATGAAGCTAGGCAGAGAAGAATAAACAGAGAGCAGCAATTACTTCAGTGAAAATGAAATaacagccatttttatctcagtCAACTGCACATGGTCAACTGAGGTAGACAGTTTCACAATATCAGTAAATTGTTGAAGATGTATCGAAGATAAGCCTTCAGGCTGTCTAAAGTTTAGAAAATTAATAAAAAAGTAATATTGCCTTATCTGTTACCCATAGGTATTCTAGGAATTTATCAGCCCCTACCTCATAAAAATGCAATTTTTGAAAAGTTAACCCTTTTCGATTTTTTTGCCCAATCTTAAATGTTTTCTTATTTCGAAAGAAGTTCTGTGTTCCATATAGAGTTGAAATACAGGATCTGCACACAGCCCTGTCATGTAACATTTTGGAACATAACTTTTTCCTAAAAACTTTGTCCAAGTTTTCATTCTCATTTTCCATTCATTGTGTTTACTTCACAGACGTAAGAACATAATTATGATTGGGGTAAATATTCAGAAAACCATCCCTTTAAGCCTTACCCTTATCGTGTTCAAATAGTCACTGTTAAAATGCAAAATGCAAAGAACATGATAATGACTCAATAAAGTGCCTTTCATTTATATCTAAAGAACATTTTAATCAATATTGGAAAAGCCTTTTTCTGAGCTGCTAGGTTATCATACAGTAACGATAGTGTACTTGCTATCCGGATTCCTTGGGACGTCCCAGCTCTGACGTCACCCCCATTGAAGTTgatatggttaaggttagggtaagagtaggggttaaggttaggctttagggtagggacgtcccaaggaaccTGGATTGCATTAACAGTAACAATAGGATCTGGTTATTGGACATTTCTTCTCCCTGAGCTCCTAGCTCCATTTACCTGTATGATCCATACACCACTGTTTGGCAGTCCACCAACAGAAACCTCTGCTCCATTGCTCCATGAAATGTAGATCCTGAACGACAGAGGTAATCCTGTCCCTTCACTATGCGTACTCTCATGTTCTGTAGACCAAGAGAGTCAGTGGAATGTTACCAAGACCATTCTATGGTAACATATCGCTTTATGCAAagcctgaatatatatatatatatatataaagaaagaaaatgtttattgtcacatacaccagataggggccgtgtaatgtgttgttttatagggtcagccatagtagtacggcacccctggagcaaattaggattaagtgcctcgctcaagggcacgtcgacagatttttcactttgtctgctcgg
The sequence above is a segment of the Oncorhynchus kisutch isolate 150728-3 linkage group LG25, Okis_V2, whole genome shotgun sequence genome. Coding sequences within it:
- the fam83b gene encoding protein FAM83B yields the protein MMDSQQLSLLSSLKEELKPEDYIQPHYKEAYRLAIDSLVNDGRESYQEFLKSERIGSFLSEDEIHFITTNASQPLPSNHTEEIDGPGPDAAASKSSTGTYWPVDSDIATPDLELGWPEVMPDRLQTNINLFFHPPRLNRPTIKEVIRKHIQDARQVIAIVMDIFTDVDIFKEVVDASTRGIPVYVLLDEFHLQSFLLMVENQDIQIPKLRNMRVRIVKGQDYLCRSGSTFHGAMEQRFLLVDCQTVVYGSYSFMWSYEKINLSMVQVITGQLVESYDEEFRTLFARSFVPAVLTPPETVLPENGRHARAKYASESRQAFERKDQLRHTLDTVYRKACERQTGMTSHMGQMEERLYDKEPFEHRPMINHGESVQNRIHQFQSAETVNFLKRHSYAGERQEVPYVPHNTRYGASNWNVAGDGGNHCAPGRSHFSNALEDHSQGAQIIRGRNFRQSYHGNDKQVRSMQLNMPTLKNTAKSFLRTYRIESYLNNTDDPIGESCDYLDQYEAQENKTSSLIPSRLRSSLVFKSTIPEKPETNSHSNNSSSSMRQVDPSSKPNNAPYYSSMQLQWNPATSKENRMRQDEYIMKRRSLQILDDPRNNIGYGPGRDPYQSVYACLGRAKEGLVMKAPELLQDNWHKRHSVADSKTNSDYRVNKESSSHMYGRAFGRSQPDGGGITLGAQNGGYSSNLNKDQRSISHYDVKNVVDTKSPPVSNWQEPPYRTVSAAALDMNSKEPPYRTVSAAALDMNSKESTYKSTSTALVSPHFLKKSTKQIRSLLKIPEKKEGSPKRGGSSDTIVTDEEGQIPERERKVASQSSMLQMDKNHCADDIGLSSTPRFSTEELHQNLPDRTTSMGTQGQHTSIDKTHERARLASGNWRSDRGGDSRLYSRFEPFCSLEKERPHSSQSATGPAPIHSPERTKSMYSAKSSTTNEQHNHTGQQTHSHHENKLGKFIQRVGHFIHKNK